One region of Oncorhynchus nerka isolate Pitt River linkage group LG22, Oner_Uvic_2.0, whole genome shotgun sequence genomic DNA includes:
- the LOC115105207 gene encoding actin filament-associated protein 1-like 1 isoform X4 — protein MVGFSSSSAVEAAMEYLVSELNVLLKLLDHESVSTATAEKMSVIRSLLGQLQPSVNGSDFVYMNTSLYGNGTSFVESLFEELDCDLHELRASPEELKDQVEEKTSKILPSKSPTDTPPPLPTTPPPEDYYEEAVPLDPGTVPQYITNIATCISSSPPNSIEDAYYEDADNNYPTTRINGPRKNSYADSDALSSSYESYDEEDEEAKGQDRTRRWQSEENSVGPMKDCRICAFLLRKKRFGQWAKQLTVVRDNRLQCYKSIKDSSPHIDLPLNLCNVIYIPKEARRKKHKLRFSLPGGEALVLAVQSKEQAERWLKVIREVVSQASSNDGLEGSSSPMIQRKKDLDKLLGADKHTSDSDSVATGDNLPSGQLRDNCDQGKGKRGAFTELTGSMSRAAGRKINRIISFSKKKPPLPGDTLTSSYRDDNPRCGYLNVLVNQCWRERWCCVKGGTLYLHKERGDLRTHVSAVVLHGAEVVPGLGPKHPFAFRILQGGNEVAALEASCSEEMGRWLGVLLAESGCATTPEALHYDYVDVDTITNITDAARHSFLWATSSSGASTDTRTYDEVPYEGVLQPEEPVPRPGAQVKRHSSFSSSREIEKADSLVTIKRHGSNANQYVSGKYGKTRAEEDARRYLKEKEQMEKEREVIKNALLILRNDRKEVKEQLKDVTGKQQNQLEKRLAQLEESCRGKEGERVDLELRLNEVKENLKKSLAGGVLGPLTESKPPTSKPPRKVRISKVDNTYTEASMPVNCAAEMRKCPPSICSSSKGNVMQKAKEWESKKGT, from the exons ATGGTGGGCTTCTCTTCCTCTTCAGCTGTTGAAGCCG CGATGGAGTACCTGGTGAGTGAACTGAATGTGTTGCTGAAGCTGCTGGACCATGAGAGTGTGAGCACAGCCACAGCAGAGAAGATGAGTGTGATCCGGAGCCTACTGGGGCAGCTGCAGCCATCag TGAATGGATCAGACTTCGTATACATGAACACTTCCCTTTATGGAAATGGCACCAGCTTTGTGGAATCTTTGTTTGAGGAATTGG ATTGTGACCTGCATGAGCTCAGAGCCTCCCCAGAAGAACTGAAGGATCAGGTAGAGGAGAAAACCTCCAAAATACTGCCGTCGAAA AGTCCCACTGACACCCCCCCTCCTCTGCCAACCACCCCTCCACCAGAGGACTACTATGAGGAGGCAGTGCCCCTGGACCCTGGCACGGTGCCCCAGTACATCACCAACATCGCCACATGCA TCAGCTCAAGTCCCCCAAATTCCATTGAAGATGCATACTATGAAGACGCTGACAACAACTACCCCACCACCCGAATCAATGGCCCGCGCAAGAACTCCT ATGCTGATTCAGATGCGCTGAGCAGCTCCTATGAGTCGtatgatgaggaggatgaggaggcgaAGGGCCAGGACAGGACTCGGCGGTGGCAGTCAGAGGAGAACTCTGTGGGCCCCATGAAGGACTGTCGCATCTGTGCCTTCCTGCTGCGCAAGAAACGCTTCGGACAGTGGGCAAAACAGCTGACCGTTGTCCGTGACAACAGATTACAG TGCTACAAGAGCATCAAAGACAGCAGCCCACACATTGATCTGCCGCTGAACCTGTGTAACGTCATCTACATCCCCAAAGAGGCACGCCGCAAGAAGCACAAGCTGCGTTTCTCCCTGCCTGGGGGAGAGGCCTTGGTGCTGGCTGTCCAGAGCAAGGAACAGGCGGAGCGATGGCTCAAGGTGATCCGGGAGGTGGTCAGTCAGGCCAGCAGCAATGACGGATTAGAGGGCTCCTCCTCTCCTATGATCCAGAGGAAGAAAGATCTGGACAAG TTACTAGGAGCTGACAAGCACACCTCCGACTCTGACAGCGTGGCCACTGGTGACAACCTGCCCTCTGGTCAGCTCCGGGACAACTGTGACCAAG ggaaggggaagagggggGCGTTTACAGAGCTGACAGGATCTATGAGCAGAGCGGCTGGACGGAAGATCAACAGGATCATCAGTTTCTCTAAGAAGAAGCCTCCTCTCCCAGGAGACACTCTGACCTCTTCCTACCGTGACGACAATCCCCGCTGTG GTTATCTGAATGTGCTTGTGAACCAGTgctggagggagagatggtgctGTGTAAAGGGTGGAACACTGTACCTGCACAAAGAAAGGGGTGACCTGCGTACTCACGTCAGCGCTGTGGTCCTCCATGGGGCTGAGGTCGTACCTGGACTGGGGCCCAAGCACCCCTTCGCTTTCCGCATCCTGCAAGGAGGCAACGAGGTGGCTGCATTggag gccagctgttcagaggagatgggCCGCTGGCTGGGGGTCCTGCTGGCAGAGTCTGGCTGTGCCACTACCCCAGAGGCCCTGCACTACGACTATGTGGACGTGGacaccatcactaacatcacagacgCAGCAAGACACTCCTTCCT TTGGGCTACCTCCTCCAGTGGCGCCTCCACAGACACCAGAACCTATGATGAGGTTCCTTATGAGGGTGTATTG CAGCCAGAGGAGCCAGTACCCAGACCAGGAGCTCAGGTGAAACGCCACTCTTCTTTCTCCAgcagcagagagatagagaaggcgGATTCCTTAGTCACCATAAAGAGACACGGCTCCA ATGCTAATCAATATGTATCAGGGAAGTATGGCAAAACAAGAGCCGAGGAGGATGCCAGAAGGTACCTGAAAGAGAAAGAACAGATGGAGAAGGAGCGAGAGGTCATAAAAAATGCCCTACTCATATTACGCAATGATAGGAAAGAGGTGAAGGAACAACTGAAGGATGTTACAG GTAAGCAGCAAAATCAGCTAGAGAAGCGTTTGGCCCAGCTGGAGGAAAGCtgcagggggaaggagggggagcgGGTGGACCTGGAGCTGCGTCTCAATGAGGTGAAGGAGAACCTAAAGAAGTCCCTGGCTGGAGGGGTGCTGGGGCCGCTCACAGAGAGCAAACCCCCCACTAGCAAACCACCCAGAAAG GTCCGCATCAGTAAAGTTGACAACACATACACTGAGGCATCCATGCCAGTCAACTGTGCTGCGGAGATGCGGAAGTGCCCCCCATCCATCTGTTCATCTAGCAAGGGGAACGTCATGCAGAAAGCCAAG gaATGGGAGTCCAAAAAGGGGACTTAG
- the LOC115105207 gene encoding actin filament-associated protein 1-like 1 isoform X3, whose protein sequence is MVGFSSSSAVEAAMEYLVSELNVLLKLLDHESVSTATAEKMSVIRSLLGQLQPSVNGSDFVYMNTSLYGNGTSFVESLFEELDCDLHELRASPEELKDQVEEKTSKILPSKSPTDTPPPLPTTPPPEDYYEEAVPLDPGTVPQYITNIATCISSSPPNSIEDAYYEDADNNYPTTRINGPRKNSYADSDALSSSYESYDEEDEEAKGQDRTRRWQSEENSVGPMKDCRICAFLLRKKRFGQWAKQLTVVRDNRLQCYKSIKDSSPHIDLPLNLCNVIYIPKEARRKKHKLRFSLPGGEALVLAVQSKEQAERWLKVIREVVSQASSNDGLEGSSSPMIQRKKDLDKLLGADKHTSDSDSVATGDNLPSGQLRDNCDQGKGKRGAFTELTGSMSRAAGRKINRIISFSKKKPPLPGDTLTSSYRDDNPRCGYLNVLVNQCWRERWCCVKGGTLYLHKERGDLRTHVSAVVLHGAEVVPGLGPKHPFAFRILQGGNEVAALEASCSEEMGRWLGVLLAESGCATTPEALHYDYVDVDTITNITDAARHSFLWATSSSGASTDTRTYDEVPYEGVLQPEEPVPRPGAQVKRHSSFSSSREIEKADSLVTIKRHGSSKSPEDANQYVSGKYGKTRAEEDARRYLKEKEQMEKEREVIKNALLILRNDRKEVKEQLKDVTGKQQNQLEKRLAQLEESCRGKEGERVDLELRLNEVKENLKKSLAGGVLGPLTESKPPTSKPPRKVRISKVDNTYTEASMPVNCAAEMRKCPPSICSSSKGNVMQKAKEWESKKGT, encoded by the exons ATGGTGGGCTTCTCTTCCTCTTCAGCTGTTGAAGCCG CGATGGAGTACCTGGTGAGTGAACTGAATGTGTTGCTGAAGCTGCTGGACCATGAGAGTGTGAGCACAGCCACAGCAGAGAAGATGAGTGTGATCCGGAGCCTACTGGGGCAGCTGCAGCCATCag TGAATGGATCAGACTTCGTATACATGAACACTTCCCTTTATGGAAATGGCACCAGCTTTGTGGAATCTTTGTTTGAGGAATTGG ATTGTGACCTGCATGAGCTCAGAGCCTCCCCAGAAGAACTGAAGGATCAGGTAGAGGAGAAAACCTCCAAAATACTGCCGTCGAAA AGTCCCACTGACACCCCCCCTCCTCTGCCAACCACCCCTCCACCAGAGGACTACTATGAGGAGGCAGTGCCCCTGGACCCTGGCACGGTGCCCCAGTACATCACCAACATCGCCACATGCA TCAGCTCAAGTCCCCCAAATTCCATTGAAGATGCATACTATGAAGACGCTGACAACAACTACCCCACCACCCGAATCAATGGCCCGCGCAAGAACTCCT ATGCTGATTCAGATGCGCTGAGCAGCTCCTATGAGTCGtatgatgaggaggatgaggaggcgaAGGGCCAGGACAGGACTCGGCGGTGGCAGTCAGAGGAGAACTCTGTGGGCCCCATGAAGGACTGTCGCATCTGTGCCTTCCTGCTGCGCAAGAAACGCTTCGGACAGTGGGCAAAACAGCTGACCGTTGTCCGTGACAACAGATTACAG TGCTACAAGAGCATCAAAGACAGCAGCCCACACATTGATCTGCCGCTGAACCTGTGTAACGTCATCTACATCCCCAAAGAGGCACGCCGCAAGAAGCACAAGCTGCGTTTCTCCCTGCCTGGGGGAGAGGCCTTGGTGCTGGCTGTCCAGAGCAAGGAACAGGCGGAGCGATGGCTCAAGGTGATCCGGGAGGTGGTCAGTCAGGCCAGCAGCAATGACGGATTAGAGGGCTCCTCCTCTCCTATGATCCAGAGGAAGAAAGATCTGGACAAG TTACTAGGAGCTGACAAGCACACCTCCGACTCTGACAGCGTGGCCACTGGTGACAACCTGCCCTCTGGTCAGCTCCGGGACAACTGTGACCAAG ggaaggggaagagggggGCGTTTACAGAGCTGACAGGATCTATGAGCAGAGCGGCTGGACGGAAGATCAACAGGATCATCAGTTTCTCTAAGAAGAAGCCTCCTCTCCCAGGAGACACTCTGACCTCTTCCTACCGTGACGACAATCCCCGCTGTG GTTATCTGAATGTGCTTGTGAACCAGTgctggagggagagatggtgctGTGTAAAGGGTGGAACACTGTACCTGCACAAAGAAAGGGGTGACCTGCGTACTCACGTCAGCGCTGTGGTCCTCCATGGGGCTGAGGTCGTACCTGGACTGGGGCCCAAGCACCCCTTCGCTTTCCGCATCCTGCAAGGAGGCAACGAGGTGGCTGCATTggag gccagctgttcagaggagatgggCCGCTGGCTGGGGGTCCTGCTGGCAGAGTCTGGCTGTGCCACTACCCCAGAGGCCCTGCACTACGACTATGTGGACGTGGacaccatcactaacatcacagacgCAGCAAGACACTCCTTCCT TTGGGCTACCTCCTCCAGTGGCGCCTCCACAGACACCAGAACCTATGATGAGGTTCCTTATGAGGGTGTATTG CAGCCAGAGGAGCCAGTACCCAGACCAGGAGCTCAGGTGAAACGCCACTCTTCTTTCTCCAgcagcagagagatagagaaggcgGATTCCTTAGTCACCATAAAGAGACACGGCTCCAGTAAGTCCCCCGAAG ATGCTAATCAATATGTATCAGGGAAGTATGGCAAAACAAGAGCCGAGGAGGATGCCAGAAGGTACCTGAAAGAGAAAGAACAGATGGAGAAGGAGCGAGAGGTCATAAAAAATGCCCTACTCATATTACGCAATGATAGGAAAGAGGTGAAGGAACAACTGAAGGATGTTACAG GTAAGCAGCAAAATCAGCTAGAGAAGCGTTTGGCCCAGCTGGAGGAAAGCtgcagggggaaggagggggagcgGGTGGACCTGGAGCTGCGTCTCAATGAGGTGAAGGAGAACCTAAAGAAGTCCCTGGCTGGAGGGGTGCTGGGGCCGCTCACAGAGAGCAAACCCCCCACTAGCAAACCACCCAGAAAG GTCCGCATCAGTAAAGTTGACAACACATACACTGAGGCATCCATGCCAGTCAACTGTGCTGCGGAGATGCGGAAGTGCCCCCCATCCATCTGTTCATCTAGCAAGGGGAACGTCATGCAGAAAGCCAAG gaATGGGAGTCCAAAAAGGGGACTTAG
- the LOC115105207 gene encoding actin filament-associated protein 1-like 1 isoform X2, with amino-acid sequence MVGFSSSSAVEAAMEYLVSELNVLLKLLDHESVSTATAEKMSVIRSLLGQLQPSVFFSVKVNGSDFVYMNTSLYGNGTSFVESLFEELDCDLHELRASPEELKDQVEEKTSKILPSKSPTDTPPPLPTTPPPEDYYEEAVPLDPGTVPQYITNIATCISSSPPNSIEDAYYEDADNNYPTTRINGPRKNSYADSDALSSSYESYDEEDEEAKGQDRTRRWQSEENSVGPMKDCRICAFLLRKKRFGQWAKQLTVVRDNRLQCYKSIKDSSPHIDLPLNLCNVIYIPKEARRKKHKLRFSLPGGEALVLAVQSKEQAERWLKVIREVVSQASSNDGLEGSSSPMIQRKKDLDKLLGADKHTSDSDSVATGDNLPSGQLRDNCDQGKGKRGAFTELTGSMSRAAGRKINRIISFSKKKPPLPGDTLTSSYRDDNPRCGYLNVLVNQCWRERWCCVKGGTLYLHKERGDLRTHVSAVVLHGAEVVPGLGPKHPFAFRILQGGNEVAALEASCSEEMGRWLGVLLAESGCATTPEALHYDYVDVDTITNITDAARHSFLWATSSSGASTDTRTYDEVPYEGVLQPEEPVPRPGAQVKRHSSFSSSREIEKADSLVTIKRHGSSKSPEDANQYVSGKYGKTRAEEDARRYLKEKEQMEKEREVIKNALLILRNDRKEVKEQLKDVTGKQQNQLEKRLAQLEESCRGKEGERVDLELRLNEVKENLKKSLAGGVLGPLTESKPPTSKPPRKVRISKVDNTYTEASMPVNCAAEMRKCPPSICSSSKGNVMQKAKEWESKKGT; translated from the exons ATGGTGGGCTTCTCTTCCTCTTCAGCTGTTGAAGCCG CGATGGAGTACCTGGTGAGTGAACTGAATGTGTTGCTGAAGCTGCTGGACCATGAGAGTGTGAGCACAGCCACAGCAGAGAAGATGAGTGTGATCCGGAGCCTACTGGGGCAGCTGCAGCCATCag TTTTCTTCTCTGTTAAAGTGAATGGATCAGACTTCGTATACATGAACACTTCCCTTTATGGAAATGGCACCAGCTTTGTGGAATCTTTGTTTGAGGAATTGG ATTGTGACCTGCATGAGCTCAGAGCCTCCCCAGAAGAACTGAAGGATCAGGTAGAGGAGAAAACCTCCAAAATACTGCCGTCGAAA AGTCCCACTGACACCCCCCCTCCTCTGCCAACCACCCCTCCACCAGAGGACTACTATGAGGAGGCAGTGCCCCTGGACCCTGGCACGGTGCCCCAGTACATCACCAACATCGCCACATGCA TCAGCTCAAGTCCCCCAAATTCCATTGAAGATGCATACTATGAAGACGCTGACAACAACTACCCCACCACCCGAATCAATGGCCCGCGCAAGAACTCCT ATGCTGATTCAGATGCGCTGAGCAGCTCCTATGAGTCGtatgatgaggaggatgaggaggcgaAGGGCCAGGACAGGACTCGGCGGTGGCAGTCAGAGGAGAACTCTGTGGGCCCCATGAAGGACTGTCGCATCTGTGCCTTCCTGCTGCGCAAGAAACGCTTCGGACAGTGGGCAAAACAGCTGACCGTTGTCCGTGACAACAGATTACAG TGCTACAAGAGCATCAAAGACAGCAGCCCACACATTGATCTGCCGCTGAACCTGTGTAACGTCATCTACATCCCCAAAGAGGCACGCCGCAAGAAGCACAAGCTGCGTTTCTCCCTGCCTGGGGGAGAGGCCTTGGTGCTGGCTGTCCAGAGCAAGGAACAGGCGGAGCGATGGCTCAAGGTGATCCGGGAGGTGGTCAGTCAGGCCAGCAGCAATGACGGATTAGAGGGCTCCTCCTCTCCTATGATCCAGAGGAAGAAAGATCTGGACAAG TTACTAGGAGCTGACAAGCACACCTCCGACTCTGACAGCGTGGCCACTGGTGACAACCTGCCCTCTGGTCAGCTCCGGGACAACTGTGACCAAG ggaaggggaagagggggGCGTTTACAGAGCTGACAGGATCTATGAGCAGAGCGGCTGGACGGAAGATCAACAGGATCATCAGTTTCTCTAAGAAGAAGCCTCCTCTCCCAGGAGACACTCTGACCTCTTCCTACCGTGACGACAATCCCCGCTGTG GTTATCTGAATGTGCTTGTGAACCAGTgctggagggagagatggtgctGTGTAAAGGGTGGAACACTGTACCTGCACAAAGAAAGGGGTGACCTGCGTACTCACGTCAGCGCTGTGGTCCTCCATGGGGCTGAGGTCGTACCTGGACTGGGGCCCAAGCACCCCTTCGCTTTCCGCATCCTGCAAGGAGGCAACGAGGTGGCTGCATTggag gccagctgttcagaggagatgggCCGCTGGCTGGGGGTCCTGCTGGCAGAGTCTGGCTGTGCCACTACCCCAGAGGCCCTGCACTACGACTATGTGGACGTGGacaccatcactaacatcacagacgCAGCAAGACACTCCTTCCT TTGGGCTACCTCCTCCAGTGGCGCCTCCACAGACACCAGAACCTATGATGAGGTTCCTTATGAGGGTGTATTG CAGCCAGAGGAGCCAGTACCCAGACCAGGAGCTCAGGTGAAACGCCACTCTTCTTTCTCCAgcagcagagagatagagaaggcgGATTCCTTAGTCACCATAAAGAGACACGGCTCCAGTAAGTCCCCCGAAG ATGCTAATCAATATGTATCAGGGAAGTATGGCAAAACAAGAGCCGAGGAGGATGCCAGAAGGTACCTGAAAGAGAAAGAACAGATGGAGAAGGAGCGAGAGGTCATAAAAAATGCCCTACTCATATTACGCAATGATAGGAAAGAGGTGAAGGAACAACTGAAGGATGTTACAG GTAAGCAGCAAAATCAGCTAGAGAAGCGTTTGGCCCAGCTGGAGGAAAGCtgcagggggaaggagggggagcgGGTGGACCTGGAGCTGCGTCTCAATGAGGTGAAGGAGAACCTAAAGAAGTCCCTGGCTGGAGGGGTGCTGGGGCCGCTCACAGAGAGCAAACCCCCCACTAGCAAACCACCCAGAAAG GTCCGCATCAGTAAAGTTGACAACACATACACTGAGGCATCCATGCCAGTCAACTGTGCTGCGGAGATGCGGAAGTGCCCCCCATCCATCTGTTCATCTAGCAAGGGGAACGTCATGCAGAAAGCCAAG gaATGGGAGTCCAAAAAGGGGACTTAG
- the LOC115105207 gene encoding actin filament-associated protein 1-like 1 isoform X1, with protein sequence MNVKEKPAWKAHIDTSSDNSMEYLVSELNVLLKLLDHESVSTATAEKMSVIRSLLGQLQPSVFFSVKVNGSDFVYMNTSLYGNGTSFVESLFEELDCDLHELRASPEELKDQVEEKTSKILPSKSPTDTPPPLPTTPPPEDYYEEAVPLDPGTVPQYITNIATCISSSPPNSIEDAYYEDADNNYPTTRINGPRKNSYADSDALSSSYESYDEEDEEAKGQDRTRRWQSEENSVGPMKDCRICAFLLRKKRFGQWAKQLTVVRDNRLQCYKSIKDSSPHIDLPLNLCNVIYIPKEARRKKHKLRFSLPGGEALVLAVQSKEQAERWLKVIREVVSQASSNDGLEGSSSPMIQRKKDLDKLLGADKHTSDSDSVATGDNLPSGQLRDNCDQGKGKRGAFTELTGSMSRAAGRKINRIISFSKKKPPLPGDTLTSSYRDDNPRCGYLNVLVNQCWRERWCCVKGGTLYLHKERGDLRTHVSAVVLHGAEVVPGLGPKHPFAFRILQGGNEVAALEASCSEEMGRWLGVLLAESGCATTPEALHYDYVDVDTITNITDAARHSFLWATSSSGASTDTRTYDEVPYEGVLQPEEPVPRPGAQVKRHSSFSSSREIEKADSLVTIKRHGSSKSPEDANQYVSGKYGKTRAEEDARRYLKEKEQMEKEREVIKNALLILRNDRKEVKEQLKDVTGKQQNQLEKRLAQLEESCRGKEGERVDLELRLNEVKENLKKSLAGGVLGPLTESKPPTSKPPRKVRISKVDNTYTEASMPVNCAAEMRKCPPSICSSSKGNVMQKAKEWESKKGT encoded by the exons CGATGGAGTACCTGGTGAGTGAACTGAATGTGTTGCTGAAGCTGCTGGACCATGAGAGTGTGAGCACAGCCACAGCAGAGAAGATGAGTGTGATCCGGAGCCTACTGGGGCAGCTGCAGCCATCag TTTTCTTCTCTGTTAAAGTGAATGGATCAGACTTCGTATACATGAACACTTCCCTTTATGGAAATGGCACCAGCTTTGTGGAATCTTTGTTTGAGGAATTGG ATTGTGACCTGCATGAGCTCAGAGCCTCCCCAGAAGAACTGAAGGATCAGGTAGAGGAGAAAACCTCCAAAATACTGCCGTCGAAA AGTCCCACTGACACCCCCCCTCCTCTGCCAACCACCCCTCCACCAGAGGACTACTATGAGGAGGCAGTGCCCCTGGACCCTGGCACGGTGCCCCAGTACATCACCAACATCGCCACATGCA TCAGCTCAAGTCCCCCAAATTCCATTGAAGATGCATACTATGAAGACGCTGACAACAACTACCCCACCACCCGAATCAATGGCCCGCGCAAGAACTCCT ATGCTGATTCAGATGCGCTGAGCAGCTCCTATGAGTCGtatgatgaggaggatgaggaggcgaAGGGCCAGGACAGGACTCGGCGGTGGCAGTCAGAGGAGAACTCTGTGGGCCCCATGAAGGACTGTCGCATCTGTGCCTTCCTGCTGCGCAAGAAACGCTTCGGACAGTGGGCAAAACAGCTGACCGTTGTCCGTGACAACAGATTACAG TGCTACAAGAGCATCAAAGACAGCAGCCCACACATTGATCTGCCGCTGAACCTGTGTAACGTCATCTACATCCCCAAAGAGGCACGCCGCAAGAAGCACAAGCTGCGTTTCTCCCTGCCTGGGGGAGAGGCCTTGGTGCTGGCTGTCCAGAGCAAGGAACAGGCGGAGCGATGGCTCAAGGTGATCCGGGAGGTGGTCAGTCAGGCCAGCAGCAATGACGGATTAGAGGGCTCCTCCTCTCCTATGATCCAGAGGAAGAAAGATCTGGACAAG TTACTAGGAGCTGACAAGCACACCTCCGACTCTGACAGCGTGGCCACTGGTGACAACCTGCCCTCTGGTCAGCTCCGGGACAACTGTGACCAAG ggaaggggaagagggggGCGTTTACAGAGCTGACAGGATCTATGAGCAGAGCGGCTGGACGGAAGATCAACAGGATCATCAGTTTCTCTAAGAAGAAGCCTCCTCTCCCAGGAGACACTCTGACCTCTTCCTACCGTGACGACAATCCCCGCTGTG GTTATCTGAATGTGCTTGTGAACCAGTgctggagggagagatggtgctGTGTAAAGGGTGGAACACTGTACCTGCACAAAGAAAGGGGTGACCTGCGTACTCACGTCAGCGCTGTGGTCCTCCATGGGGCTGAGGTCGTACCTGGACTGGGGCCCAAGCACCCCTTCGCTTTCCGCATCCTGCAAGGAGGCAACGAGGTGGCTGCATTggag gccagctgttcagaggagatgggCCGCTGGCTGGGGGTCCTGCTGGCAGAGTCTGGCTGTGCCACTACCCCAGAGGCCCTGCACTACGACTATGTGGACGTGGacaccatcactaacatcacagacgCAGCAAGACACTCCTTCCT TTGGGCTACCTCCTCCAGTGGCGCCTCCACAGACACCAGAACCTATGATGAGGTTCCTTATGAGGGTGTATTG CAGCCAGAGGAGCCAGTACCCAGACCAGGAGCTCAGGTGAAACGCCACTCTTCTTTCTCCAgcagcagagagatagagaaggcgGATTCCTTAGTCACCATAAAGAGACACGGCTCCAGTAAGTCCCCCGAAG ATGCTAATCAATATGTATCAGGGAAGTATGGCAAAACAAGAGCCGAGGAGGATGCCAGAAGGTACCTGAAAGAGAAAGAACAGATGGAGAAGGAGCGAGAGGTCATAAAAAATGCCCTACTCATATTACGCAATGATAGGAAAGAGGTGAAGGAACAACTGAAGGATGTTACAG GTAAGCAGCAAAATCAGCTAGAGAAGCGTTTGGCCCAGCTGGAGGAAAGCtgcagggggaaggagggggagcgGGTGGACCTGGAGCTGCGTCTCAATGAGGTGAAGGAGAACCTAAAGAAGTCCCTGGCTGGAGGGGTGCTGGGGCCGCTCACAGAGAGCAAACCCCCCACTAGCAAACCACCCAGAAAG GTCCGCATCAGTAAAGTTGACAACACATACACTGAGGCATCCATGCCAGTCAACTGTGCTGCGGAGATGCGGAAGTGCCCCCCATCCATCTGTTCATCTAGCAAGGGGAACGTCATGCAGAAAGCCAAG gaATGGGAGTCCAAAAAGGGGACTTAG